From the genome of Caldisalinibacter kiritimatiensis:
TTTATTTTTAAGTTTTCATTTCTCCACTCCTGCTTAAATTTATCAACTAGTTTTTTTGTATTAAACTCTTTTCCTTCAGATGTTCTAATGTTAAAAATCGGGATAAGATTTGTTTTATACACTTTACTTTCTACTAAATGAATTGAATCATATTTCTTACCATGTTCTACACTTAAGTTTTCTAATAAAGCTTTTTTTGCTAATCGATCTGCTTCCTCATTATAAATATTACCTGAGTGGGCCTTTACTTTATTAAATATGACTTGTAGTTTACCACTTATTGAATTATAAAATTTTTTATACTCTTTAGTTGCTTCTTTATTTGTTTTCCATGAACCAGTAGCCCATTTTTCTATGCCTTCATAGTCATAGTAAAGATAAAGAATTTTAGCTTTGTTTTTTATAGCATAATTAATTGCAACTTTAGCTCCTGTTATTTCACCTGCAACATTTCTCATATTAACTAATTTCTTGTCTTGTGCTCTACCATATAACTCCTGTTTTTCACCCTTATAAAAAATAATAACTCCATAGCTATAAAATTTAGTGTTTATATCATAACTTCCATCTACATAAGCAATCATTTCGTTATTGTCTAGTTGACTAATATCTTTATGCAAATTATGATTTATATTTTTCAAATATAATCTAGCATCCTCTACTTTATCAAAACTTTTATATTGTGCTCCTGAATAACCAATCACAGCATCCTTACACTCTTTCCAAGTTTTAAATATCCCTGTCTTTCTACCTTTACGTACAGCATAAACTTTATTCTTAACCATACTGATTATCACCTCAATTAAATTTAACTAATATGCTTATCTAACATTTTCTATAACTCTATTGTAAATCCTTCTAAAAATTTCTAATTTTTAGTTTTATATACAATAAAATTTAATGTGATATACTTTAATAAAAGATATAAAAATAAGAAAGGGTGATTAAGATAGACTTATTACATAAGTTAAAAGAAAAAAAGAATTTACAGTTGAGTTATGAACAGCTAAAAATAGTAAATAATATTGATGGGCCAGCTTTAACTTTAGCAACAGCTGGTAGTGGAAAAACAACTACCATTTGTTGTAGAGTTGGAAATCTAGTCACTAGAAAAATAACTAAACCTGAAAGAATTTTAGTATTATCATTTTCAAATGCTTCTGTTAATGACATAAGAAAAAGATTTGAAAGCCTATTTACTAGCATAATCCATCTTAATGAAATGAAAAAAATAAAATTTTCTACTATACATTCATTTGCCAATTCAGCATTAAGATATTATTTTAATAAGATGGATAATATACCTTCTATTATTGATGAGAAAGAACAAAATTCGTTGATATCGCAAATATTTTATGAAATAAACAAAAGAAGACCAAGACCAAGTGAAAAAAAAGAAATATTAAGCCTTATATCATATATTAATATTAATAAAATTAAAAATAATATTAATATCAGCTCTTATAACTTAATTAGTAGTTTTGGATTGATTTATAAAAGATACGAACAAATCAAAAGAGAGCAGAATAAAATAGATTTCACAGATATGTTATTTATGTGTTATACCTTATTAAAAGAATACAAGCCATTACAAAATACGTTTGAAAATAAATATGATTATATATTAGTAGATGAAGCACAAGACATGTCATTAATTCAATATGAAATTATAAAACTAATGACATCAAAACATGAAAATTTAATGCTTGTAGCTGATGATGATCAAAGTATTTATGGATTTAGAGGCAGTAATCCAGAAATATTAAAAACCTTTTTATCAGATTATAAAAACGCTGAAACTATGTATCTATCTAAAAATTATCGTTGTACTAAAACTATTGTAAATGTAGCAAAACAATTTATTGAAAAAAATCCAAACAGATTTAAAAAAGATATTAAACCTTATAATAATAAAGAAAGTGAACTTATAATTAAGCATTTTAAAGAAGAAAAAAATCAAAACATGTTTATAGCTAACGAAATAAAACGTAAATATAGTAATGAATTACAAGATACAGCGATTCTCTTTAGGGACTCGCTATCTGCAATACAACTTATTTATTATTTAAATAAATATGATATCCCTTTTTATTGCAATATAAGTGAAATAAAATTTTTTAGACACTTTATAAAAAATGATATAATGGCAGTTATTCTACTTGCATACGATAGAACAAACATTGAATCTCTATATGAAATTTATAATAAAATTAACCTACCTTTTAAAGATAAAGATATAAAAAAAGTTTTTGATCAAAAATATAAAACAGAAGATACATTTAGAGCATTCGAAAGATTAAATGCTTATTATAATAAGGAACAAAAAAATGCAATGAAAAATTTAGAATATCAATTAAATGAACTTTCAAAATTAAATCCAAATGAAGCAATTGACTATTTTCTAAACAACATGAATTACAAAGATTATTTAGCTAATCTATCTAATAAAAGTGGATATGCAAACTCTATATACGCAAGATATATTGATTTGATGAGATTCCTCACAAAAAACGAACCATCTATACGAACTTTCTTGTATAAAATAGGAAACTTACAAATAAATGTGAAAAATTCAAAAGAAAACAAAAATAAACAAGCCGTTACACTAAGTACTTTACACAGTGCTAAAGGACTAGAGTTTAAGAATACATTTATAATTTCTGCTAATAAAAATATAATTCCCTCTATCCCAAGTTTAACTCAATCTAAAAATCCTCAATATAATGCATTAGATGAAGAAAGAAGATTAATGTATGTAGGTCTCACAAGAGCTAAAGAAAACTTATATATACTATCTTATAAACAACCATCTAGATATATAACCGAATTAAAAGATATTATTAATAATATTAAAAATAATTAAAGATGAATAAAATTCTACACTTATGATATGCTCCCTTTAAAATAGACTAATAAAAAACATTCACAACTAGGGAGCATATCATCAATTATATTAAATTATACTTTTCTATCTAAATTTCAACAAATCAATTTTAGAATAATCAATGTTTCCGTTATCATCTAGTAAATCTTCATCAGCGTGTATGTATTCAACTTTTCCAATAAACATTTCATGAGAACCTGTCATTATAGAATCAACTACTTTGCATTCAATGTTGACAGGACAATCTAATAATATTGGTGCTTTTACTTTTACCCCTTCTTTATAGTTCATACCAGCCTTAACAAGTTTATCTTCATCTCTTCTGCTTGTACTTCCAAGATATGCATATTTTTCTCTTAAGCTTTCTGGTACAAGATTTACAACAAATTCACCAGTTTCTTTAATCATATGATAAGAATATCTACTAGGTACAATCCCTACCATAACCATTGGAGGGTCATAACTACAGTTGCCAGCATATCCAACAGCTAATGCATTAACTTCGCCTTTATTATTCCTACAAGAAACCAAAATATCAGGCATTGGCTTTAAACAACTTCTAAAATTCTTTGCTTCTGCTTTATTCATTCTTAAACATCCTTTCGTATAATTGCTATAAACATTGTATCACTATAAGTTGCATTTGCCAATAATATTCATCCTGTAAAACTAACCTTATAATCTTATAATATTATCTGTATACCTTCCTTTACATTCTCCTATATTTTAAAGCCTATTTTTACTGAACCCTTTCTTAATCATAAATACTATTATTACTATAAAAATTACATAAAATATCGGACTGTTTATAATGCTATATATAATCAATAATGGAATAAAATAAGCTCCATATGTTAGCTTAATGTTCAATATGAAAGGTATCATTAATAAATAAAGTAAATACGGTATATATTTTTTATTAACCTTAGACTTTACTATTCTTGTAACTATAAAAAGTAATAGTAATATTAATCCTATTAATACATTGTGTCTGAACCTATAATTAGTGTTAAAAATAAGTCCTTTCTTTTCAGTAAAGGAAAAAAGCCACTCTTTATCTGGAATTTTGTTTAATGTGCCTTTATAGGTATAATTATTTACTTTTTCTATAAGAATATTTGAATAAAACTCAATATTACTATCTTTAGGAAATTCTACTTTTAAATTTACCTTTGCATCTTCCTCCCAAAACTTTGCTGGAGTTAGATAATAAAGTTGAGAAAATACTGTATTTATTATTTCATTATAGTTATAAAAACCACTATCACTATAATAGCTAATATTTAGTTTAATTGTTTCATTAGGCTTGATTGTTACTGGAAAGGTAGCTCCTGAAATATCTTCTGTATTCCTAAAATAAGAATTAGGACTTTTATCAAGGGGCTTTTTACTAATAGGCTCTATAATTGGTTCCTTTAAGCTAACTTCCCAGTTTGATGGAGGTTCTATATCTTCCTCTTTTTTTATATCATTAACTTCTTTATTGTTTACCTTTACTTTAAAATCAGCACTTTTTACTGAAGAAGTTATAAACATGATATCAATATTTTGCTCTTTATCTGTTAAGTTTTTAAGGTTGTATTCAACTTCAACTTTAGCTTTGTAGAGATTTTCTTCAACCTTAAAGTTAATTGTTTCTTCTGTTAACCTTATGCCTGAGTTTTCATTAAAGATTATTGTTTGATCTTCTGGATTTTGTATAGGTTGTGCTGCATTTGCATATACAATTACAGGAATAATCAATGAAATTATGCTTATAATTAATATTAATTTTTTCAATTAAATCCCCCATTATAATTTGATAATAAAATCTATGTAATAATAAATCTTGATATTTTTGGTAGTCCCTTAATGTAAGTATATTCCGTGAACTAAAAAAGGTCAAGACTGAAACTTCATTCTTTCAATCTTGACCTTTTATTACAGCTTATAACATTTTATGTATCTACTGTTAATTTTCCTTTTCCATAAACTGATTCCCAATCTTTGATGAATTTTTCAACGCTAGCTTCAGTCAAAGGAAACTTTACTAAATTATCATATATATCAGGACTAATAGTCACAGCATGAGCTCCAGCAAGACTGACTTTATGTACTTGCTGAACGTTTTTAAAACTTGCTGCAATAACCTTTGTACTAACATTAAATTTATTAAATAATTCAATAATCCCTAATACAACTCTTACCCCATCTCCTGATATGTTATCTAATCTATTTACATAAGGTGCAACAAAATCAGCTCCAGATTTTGCAGCTACTAATGCTTGTTGTGGAGTAAATACCGCAGTTGCAGTTATGTTTATACCTTTTGCTTTTAATATCTTCATAGCTTTTATTCCTTCTGGTATTACAGGAACTTTTATATAAGTGTTTCTTCCAAGAAGCTTTGTAAGGTATTCTCCTTCCTTTACAATGTCCTGAGCCTCTGTTCCCAATGTTTGTACATGAAGCATCCTTTCTCCTATTGCGTTTCTGATTTCTGATAATAGCTCTTTAAAGTCTCGTCTTTCTTTAGAAATAATAGTTGGATTAGTTGTAATACCATCTAATGGATACATATCTAGCACCCTTTTAATTTCATTAATATTGGCAGTATCAAGTATATAAAGCACAACTCATCTCTCCTAATAATATAACTTGTTTAAATATTTAATATTTCCTTTGCCTTCTCAATAACATTTTCTTTAGTCAATCCATATTTCTTATATAACTCATCTGGCTTTCCAGACTCTCCAAAAGTATCATTAACAGCTACTCCTTTTACAATACATGGTATCTTTGAAGATACTACCTCACACACTGCACTATAAAGACCTCCATATAAGAAATGGTCTTCTCCTGTAACTATTCCTTTAGTTTCTGTAGCTGCTTTTAATATTAACTCCTTGTCAATAGGTTTTATACTTGGCATTTCTATTACCCTTACACTAACCCCCATTTTTTCCATTTCAACAGCTGCTTTATACATAATATCTACCATCGAACCGTGAGCCATGAAAGTAATATCATTACCTCCTTTTAAAGTATACCCTTTACCTATTTCAAATTCCTTATCTTCCGAAAAATGAGTAGGACACTCTTTTCTGCCAATCCTCACATATACTGGTCCATTATGTTCTATAGCTTTAATTATAGCTTTTTTAGTAGATATTTCATCTGAAGGAGCTAAAACTACTAAATTGGGTAATTCTCTCATAAGATCTATGTCATCTAAACTTTGGTGTATAGCTCCATCCATACCTATTGCTAAGCCTGGATGGGTGGACATTATTTTTACATTTGCATTAGAGTATGCAATTACCTGTCTAATTTGGTCATATGTTCTTCCTGGAGCAAAGCAAGCAAAAGTACTTACTATAGGTATAAATCCTACCCTTGCCAATCCAGCTGCTATTCCGATCATATTTTGTTCAGCTATCCCTACATTTAAAAATCTATCTGGAAATTTTCTTCCAAAATATACTACTTTTGTAGCTGCAGCTAAATCACCACTTAAAACAAATATTTTATCATTTTCTTCTCCTAATTCTTCTAATACTTTACCGTGCATATCCCTTGGTGCCATGATTTTAGTCATCTTTTTCACCCCCCTGATTATCAAGCTCTTGGAGGGCTAGTTTGTATTCCTCGTCATTCATCTTCTTTGAATGCCACTCTATTTTATTTTCCATAAAAGAAATACCTTTACCCTTTACTGTGTTTGAAATAATAATATTTGCTTTATCTGGTTTTAATGCATTAAAACCTTTATCTATATCATTGAAGTCATTTCCATCTACTTCTATTACATTAAATTTAAATGCCTTAAGCTTTTCTTTCATTTTCCAGTCTCCAACTACATTTTCACAATAATCATCTAATTGCAACCTGTTGTTATCTATAATCGGTATTAAGTTATCTAGTTGTAACCGTCCTTGTAAAAGTAAAGCTTCCCAAATTTGTCCTTCTTGCATTTCTCCATCCCCAAGTAAAACGTAGACTTTATTATTTATATTTTTCTTTTTATATCCTAAAGCTAAACCAAGACCAAATGAAAGACCTTGCCCTAACGAGCCAGTACTACATTCTACCCCTGGAACACTATCTATTTCCGTATGTCCTTGAAGTCTTGAATTAATTTGTCTATATGTTTTTAGTTCTTCAACGGGAAAGAAACCTCTTCTAGCTAAAACACTATAATAGCCTAAAGAAGCATGACCTTTACTTAATACAAAAACATCTCTATCTTTTTTTAATGGTTCTTTATTATCTATATTCATTTTATAAAAGTATAAGTATGCCATAATTTCAACTGCAGAAAGGGAACCTCCAAGATGTCCTGAATTAATAATTTTCTGAATTTTTATGCAGTCTCTTCTAACTGTATTAGCTATTTCCTTCAACTTATTTAACTCATTTTTATTCATGTTATCACCTTTTTTCAATTAATCTGATAATTAATTTTTTTTCTAATAAAAAAGGGGTAGATATATCTTCTACCCCTAATTACTAAGTACTTATAGTTTACTGAGCAAATAGCTTAACAATATTACCTAATATAATACCTACTACACCAAAGTCTGCATCACTAAATGTTGTATTTGCAAAACCTAAATCACCTAATACTGGCATTAATAAAACAGGTAGGAATGTAATTAATAAACCATGTGCAAATGAACCAAAGAATGCTCCTTTTTTACCTCCTGTTGCATTACCAAATACTCCAGCTGTAGCTCCACAGAAGAAGTGAGGTACAACACCCGGTAATATAATAGTAGATTTAAGTGCTATTAGTATTAACATACCTACTATTCCACCTAAGAAACTTGATAAGAATCCAATTAACACTGCATTTGGTGCATAAGGGAATACAACCGGACAATCTAGTGCTGGCTTTGCGTCTGGAACAAGCTTTTCAGATATACCTTTAAATGCAGGTACTATTTCAGCTAAAATTAAACGTACACCAGCTAATATAACATATACCCCACCTGCAAAGGTGATAGCTTGAATTATAGCAAATAATATAAAGTTTTGTCCACCACTTAATCCATGTACATATTCAGGTCCTGCTGCGATTGCTACTATTACATAAAATATTGCCATAGTCAATGCAACTGCAACTGAGCTATCACGTAAAAATCCTAAACTCTTTGGAAAATTCATTTCTTCAGTAGATTTGGAATTTTTTCCTACTAATTTTCCTACCCATGCAGATAATACATATCCAACTGTACCAAAGTGAGCAAATGCTACATCATCTGTACCTGTTATCTTTCTCATAGTAGGTTGAGCTATAGCAGGGAAGAATGCCATAACAAATCCCAATACTAAAGAACCTACAAGAACAAGTGAAAAACCACTTAATCCACCTACCATAAGAATAACAGCTATCATTGCAGCCATATAAAGGGTATGGTGTCCAGTTAGGAAAATATATTTCATCTTAGTGAATCTAGCAAATAAAATGTTTACTAACATACCAAAGGCCATAATAAGAGCTGTACTAGTACCATATTCTTCTAAAGCTAAAGCTACTACAGCTTCATTATGAGGAACTACTCCTTGCATATTGAATGCTTCCTGAAACATATTTCCAAAATGACTTAATGCTGATACTGCTATTCCAGCACCTCCACCAAGAACTAAGAATCCTAGTATTGTTTTTATAGTTCCTTTAAACACATCTGAAATGGATTTCTTTTGAAGCAATAACCCAATTAACGATATAATACCAACTAATATAGCTGGAACACTAAGAATATCAAGAATAACTTTAAACATGAGTTTTCTCCCCCTTTTTATTAATAAATAATATAAATGCATACTACTATCTGACTAAAACTATATGATTTCTTTTTCTTTTAACTTTGCTGTAAGCTTTTCTTTCAATTCATTCATGTCAATCATACTATTTAATGATACAGTGTCGCCTAGTGCTTCTAAATTAGCAGCTATATCTCTAGTGCCAACATAGATATCAGCATTTGAACCAGAAGCACTAGATAAATCAGCATGATCTACTTCTACGTTTTCAACGTTTAACTCTTTTAGGATTTTTTTAATATTCATTTCTATCATAAAACTGCTTCCTAATCCTGAACCGCAGCAAACAAGTATTTTATACATTTCTATCACCTCCTTATTATGTTTTTATTAGCTATATTATTTATGTGAATATTTATTTATTACTGATAGTACCTCTTCTTTATTAGTAGCGTTCATAACTTGATTTAAGTCATTAGTATTCATAAATAACTCCATAAGCTGAGATAAAGCTTTTAAGTGACTTTTATTATCTACAGCAGCAAATGTTACTATCATCTTAACAGGATCATTTGTTTCATGACCAAATCTTACTGGACTACTTAATGTAATTAAACTCATACATAATCTATTTACACCATCCTCTGGTCTAGCATGGGCTAAAACAATCCCAGGTGCAACTACCATATAAGGTCCAACTTCCTTAAAGTTATTATAGATTGCATTAACATATTCATCGGTTATATAACCTTTTTTAGATAATAAATCTGCTCCCTTCTTTATTGCCTCTTTCCATTCTCTAGCTTCAACATTTAATTCTATTACTTCTCTTGTTAACAGGTCATTTAACATATATGTCCTCCTCTCATTAAGAAAGCTCTTTTGATTTTCCTTTAATTCATACATAATTTCATATTCCAATAGCCCTCTATCCTTTATATCACAATATTTTTCAATTACCTTCATCAATTTGTCAACTAAAATATAATCATAATTTGATTTCACTTCATATTTCATTTGTAAATAATCTTTTAGTTTTTTATAATCTTTTTTCAAGAATAAAGGACTAATTTTCACATAGTCTTTTTGTACATATTCAGGTATATCAACTGTACTTATTATTAAGTCAAATTCTTTCTCTTCTATCTTACTAATCTCTCTACTTGATATAGTGTCAACTATCTCTACATTGAATTCCCTGATAAGTTTAGATGCTACCATCTTTGCTGTTCCAATTCCTGTTCCACACACCACTATAACCCTTACATTTTTAATTTTGTTATCAACTGCATTTTCAAGTGCTGCTCCAAAATGTAAAGCTATATATGATATTTCATGTTCGTTTATACTTGAACCTAAATAATCCTCTAAATGCCTTGCTACTAACTTAGTATTTAAAAACAGTTCCCTATATTTTGAAATAATTTTATTATGTAATGGATTTTTTTGATGTAATCCAAATTTTACTCTATATATCATAGGTCTAAAATGTACAATTAAATCATCTATAATTTTATTTCTATCTTCAAAGGATACTTTATATATGCCTTCTATTTCTTCAATCATTTTTTCAACAATACCGCTTAGTTCATTTTCTTCTAATTCACTATCTTTTAAAGATTTAGCCCCCAATAAATGCAAAGCTATATAATCCAGTTCTACTTTTGGAACTTTTATATTAAACTTATCCTCAATTTTACTAATAATCTCTTTAGATACTTGATATTCTCTAGACCCTTCTATCCCTTCAACATTGATATTAGGTATATAAATTTCCTTATTTAACTGTAATCTTTTTATCATTATGGCTACATGGGTAATTAAGTTTCCATATCCATCATCACTAAATTTTTTATTTAGTTTATGCTCAGCATAATTTATTAAATTATTTAAAAAATCTATATCTATTTCTGAAAATAACAAATCAAATTGAATATTATTAATCTTAGATACAGCAATTTTTCTATTGATATATCCATATATTTCTTCTAAAGAAATATTTTCAGAAGTACATTCGATAATTGCCTTTCGCTTATCCAGTTCACTACCTTCAATTAATAATCCTATCCTTGGCTTTCTTATCAGACTAAGTTTTCTCTTTTTAAGCCACTTTTCAACATTATCAAGCTCTTTTAATACTGTATTTCTTGATACATAAAGCTTCTTTTCAAAAAATCCTATTTTTAAAGGTTTATTTGCTTGTAACAATTCTAATATCATAATTGTACTTCTTTCACTCTTTGAGTACACATATTTATATGGAGTTTCTGTACTTATAAAAGTGTTGATAAAGTCTTCTAAGCCTTCTTGTCTTTTTAGCTTAATTCCATTAATATGATGCCTTTCAAAATAATCAAACCCATTTTTAACTAAGAATCTTTCAATTTTATCTAAGTCATATCTTATAGTTCTAGGTGTAACCTTGTATTTCTCTGCTAATTCCTGTGTTTTTACAAAATCATAGCTTTGTATTAAATGTTGAAGAATACCTATGCATCTCTTATTTAACTGCATATCATCATCCCTTATAGATTTAAGTTCCATTATAAATATATTCTAATAAACGGAAATTATGAACTATTAATTTTTTGTAAAATTACATTTTATTCCTTGAAATGAATTTTATACAATCTAATCGAAGCTTAATTTATATATTTAAAACGATTTCCTATTTTTATTTTATATTTTTTCTACATAAAATGCCATATTCTCCTATAATTTAATACTTCCAATTGTTCCGGAAATTTTAAACTTTATTATGGAAACTGTGTAGTTTTCAACATTATCCCCCAGTATTATTTCAATTTATATTCTGAATATTTCAACTTTTGTTCACGAAAAATATTAATAATATTTCATTAAAAAAGGTCAAGACTGAAACTTCATTCTTTCAACCTTGACCTTTATAATAAATTAACTACTTATTTAACATTCTCTCTATTTCATATTCATTAAGCTTTTCTTGAATCCATCCATTATATTCAGCTGATACTTTTTGTTGGAATATTGTTTCTCTTACCTTTTCTTTACTTTCTTCGTAATTTGGTTCCTTTGCTTCTTTTTTGTCTTCTACTTTAATTATGTGATAACCAAATTGACTTTTCACTGGTTCACTAATTTCACCAACCTCTAAAGAAAAAGCAGCTTCTTCAAATTCAGGAACCATTTCACCTCTTTTGAAGAATCCTAAGTCTCCACCATTTTCAGCACTATAAGTATCAATTGAATATTCCTTTGCTAATTTTGCAAAATCTTCATTTGCATCAAGTTTTTCTTTGATTTCTCTAGCTTGTTCCTCACTTTCAACTAAAATATGACTAGCTTTAACCTGCTCTTCTGTACCGAATGACTGTTTATTTTGTTCAAAGAAAGCTTTCATTTCCTCTTCTGATATTTCTATTTGTGGCTCAAGAAGCTTTTCTATCTTTATACTTCTTTTAATATCATTTTTAACATCATCCATTGTATAACCATAGCTTTCAACCATTTGTTTAAATTGTTCTTCATCTCCATATTCACCTATTATGTCTGATATCCTGTTATCAATCTCTTCTTGTGAAACTTTTATATTTTCCTTAGCTGCTTCTAATTCAATAACTTTTTCTGTAATTAATCCCTCTAATACTTTTTCCCCATTTTGCTTAACTAAAGCCTCATAAAGTTCATCCTTAGTAATGG
Proteins encoded in this window:
- a CDS encoding viroplasmin family protein, whose protein sequence is MVKNKVYAVRKGRKTGIFKTWKECKDAVIGYSGAQYKSFDKVEDARLYLKNINHNLHKDISQLDNNEMIAYVDGSYDINTKFYSYGVIIFYKGEKQELYGRAQDKKLVNMRNVAGEITGAKVAINYAIKNKAKILYLYYDYEGIEKWATGSWKTNKEATKEYKKFYNSISGKLQVIFNKVKAHSGNIYNEEADRLAKKALLENLSVEHGKKYDSIHLVESKVYKTNLIPIFNIRTSEGKEFNTKKLVDKFKQEWRNENLKIKDIENLNIVLDCKELKAIFIVKTKQEAKIVEIEIN
- a CDS encoding ATP-dependent helicase, giving the protein MIKIDLLHKLKEKKNLQLSYEQLKIVNNIDGPALTLATAGSGKTTTICCRVGNLVTRKITKPERILVLSFSNASVNDIRKRFESLFTSIIHLNEMKKIKFSTIHSFANSALRYYFNKMDNIPSIIDEKEQNSLISQIFYEINKRRPRPSEKKEILSLISYININKIKNNINISSYNLISSFGLIYKRYEQIKREQNKIDFTDMLFMCYTLLKEYKPLQNTFENKYDYILVDEAQDMSLIQYEIIKLMTSKHENLMLVADDDQSIYGFRGSNPEILKTFLSDYKNAETMYLSKNYRCTKTIVNVAKQFIEKNPNRFKKDIKPYNNKESELIIKHFKEEKNQNMFIANEIKRKYSNELQDTAILFRDSLSAIQLIYYLNKYDIPFYCNISEIKFFRHFIKNDIMAVILLAYDRTNIESLYEIYNKINLPFKDKDIKKVFDQKYKTEDTFRAFERLNAYYNKEQKNAMKNLEYQLNELSKLNPNEAIDYFLNNMNYKDYLANLSNKSGYANSIYARYIDLMRFLTKNEPSIRTFLYKIGNLQINVKNSKENKNKQAVTLSTLHSAKGLEFKNTFIISANKNIIPSIPSLTQSKNPQYNALDEERRLMYVGLTRAKENLYILSYKQPSRYITELKDIINNIKNN
- a CDS encoding flavin reductase family protein, with the protein product MNKAEAKNFRSCLKPMPDILVSCRNNKGEVNALAVGYAGNCSYDPPMVMVGIVPSRYSYHMIKETGEFVVNLVPESLREKYAYLGSTSRRDEDKLVKAGMNYKEGVKVKAPILLDCPVNIECKVVDSIMTGSHEMFIGKVEYIHADEDLLDDNGNIDYSKIDLLKFR
- a CDS encoding fructose-6-phosphate aldolase, producing MLYILDTANINEIKRVLDMYPLDGITTNPTIISKERRDFKELLSEIRNAIGERMLHVQTLGTEAQDIVKEGEYLTKLLGRNTYIKVPVIPEGIKAMKILKAKGINITATAVFTPQQALVAAKSGADFVAPYVNRLDNISGDGVRVVLGIIELFNKFNVSTKVIAASFKNVQQVHKVSLAGAHAVTISPDIYDNLVKFPLTEASVEKFIKDWESVYGKGKLTVDT
- a CDS encoding transketolase family protein encodes the protein MTKIMAPRDMHGKVLEELGEENDKIFVLSGDLAAATKVVYFGRKFPDRFLNVGIAEQNMIGIAAGLARVGFIPIVSTFACFAPGRTYDQIRQVIAYSNANVKIMSTHPGLAIGMDGAIHQSLDDIDLMRELPNLVVLAPSDEISTKKAIIKAIEHNGPVYVRIGRKECPTHFSEDKEFEIGKGYTLKGGNDITFMAHGSMVDIMYKAAVEMEKMGVSVRVIEMPSIKPIDKELILKAATETKGIVTGEDHFLYGGLYSAVCEVVSSKIPCIVKGVAVNDTFGESGKPDELYKKYGLTKENVIEKAKEILNI
- a CDS encoding transketolase, with the translated sequence MKKGDNMNKNELNKLKEIANTVRRDCIKIQKIINSGHLGGSLSAVEIMAYLYFYKMNIDNKEPLKKDRDVFVLSKGHASLGYYSVLARRGFFPVEELKTYRQINSRLQGHTEIDSVPGVECSTGSLGQGLSFGLGLALGYKKKNINNKVYVLLGDGEMQEGQIWEALLLQGRLQLDNLIPIIDNNRLQLDDYCENVVGDWKMKEKLKAFKFNVIEVDGNDFNDIDKGFNALKPDKANIIISNTVKGKGISFMENKIEWHSKKMNDEEYKLALQELDNQGGEKDD
- a CDS encoding PTS ascorbate transporter subunit IIC encodes the protein MFKVILDILSVPAILVGIISLIGLLLQKKSISDVFKGTIKTILGFLVLGGGAGIAVSALSHFGNMFQEAFNMQGVVPHNEAVVALALEEYGTSTALIMAFGMLVNILFARFTKMKYIFLTGHHTLYMAAMIAVILMVGGLSGFSLVLVGSLVLGFVMAFFPAIAQPTMRKITGTDDVAFAHFGTVGYVLSAWVGKLVGKNSKSTEEMNFPKSLGFLRDSSVAVALTMAIFYVIVAIAAGPEYVHGLSGGQNFILFAIIQAITFAGGVYVILAGVRLILAEIVPAFKGISEKLVPDAKPALDCPVVFPYAPNAVLIGFLSSFLGGIVGMLILIALKSTIILPGVVPHFFCGATAGVFGNATGGKKGAFFGSFAHGLLITFLPVLLMPVLGDLGFANTTFSDADFGVVGIILGNIVKLFAQ
- a CDS encoding PTS sugar transporter subunit IIB codes for the protein MYKILVCCGSGLGSSFMIEMNIKKILKELNVENVEVDHADLSSASGSNADIYVGTRDIAANLEALGDTVSLNSMIDMNELKEKLTAKLKEKEII
- a CDS encoding BglG family transcription antiterminator; this encodes MELKSIRDDDMQLNKRCIGILQHLIQSYDFVKTQELAEKYKVTPRTIRYDLDKIERFLVKNGFDYFERHHINGIKLKRQEGLEDFINTFISTETPYKYVYSKSERSTIMILELLQANKPLKIGFFEKKLYVSRNTVLKELDNVEKWLKKRKLSLIRKPRIGLLIEGSELDKRKAIIECTSENISLEEIYGYINRKIAVSKINNIQFDLLFSEIDIDFLNNLINYAEHKLNKKFSDDGYGNLITHVAIMIKRLQLNKEIYIPNINVEGIEGSREYQVSKEIISKIEDKFNIKVPKVELDYIALHLLGAKSLKDSELEENELSGIVEKMIEEIEGIYKVSFEDRNKIIDDLIVHFRPMIYRVKFGLHQKNPLHNKIISKYRELFLNTKLVARHLEDYLGSSINEHEISYIALHFGAALENAVDNKIKNVRVIVVCGTGIGTAKMVASKLIREFNVEIVDTISSREISKIEEKEFDLIISTVDIPEYVQKDYVKISPLFLKKDYKKLKDYLQMKYEVKSNYDYILVDKLMKVIEKYCDIKDRGLLEYEIMYELKENQKSFLNERRTYMLNDLLTREVIELNVEAREWKEAIKKGADLLSKKGYITDEYVNAIYNNFKEVGPYMVVAPGIVLAHARPEDGVNRLCMSLITLSSPVRFGHETNDPVKMIVTFAAVDNKSHLKALSQLMELFMNTNDLNQVMNATNKEEVLSVINKYSHK